A single region of the Anaerolineales bacterium genome encodes:
- a CDS encoding bifunctional transaldolase/phosoglucose isomerase — protein sequence MKANPLIKVSQIGQSIWLDFIRRGMIESGELRRMIEEDRLKGVTSNPSIFDKAIAGSHDYDEAIQTLTLEGKAVPQIYDALTIEDIRRAADLFRPIYEKTDGVDGYVSLEVSPHLARDMQDTVLEARRLWERLDRPNVMIKVPGTAECLTAIRELIREGINVNVTLLFDLDRYRQVIKAYLAGLEDRRDAGLSLGRVASVASFFVSRIDVLVDPMLEKQANTKGEKAALAEELHGQIAVASAKVAYQIWKEAFHASEFRALRELGAKPQRLLWASTSTKNPNYSDVKYVEALLGPHTVNTVPLSTLNAYRDHGDPKSRLEEDVDAADHKLDRLEEVGIDLHAVTEQLEEEGIEKFIKPYDQLMKTLEEKRKSALSEPLDRQTIHSGSSQADIQKWMDRLEKQDFPRRLWRKDAVLWSDDLEEQKQIKNALGWLHVAEQMENQLDQLHAFYDEIVGEGFRHVLHIGMGGSSLAPSVFQHVFSTNGHGLPLTVLDSTVPATILKLQQTLPLEDTLVIIASKSGKTTETLSLGDYFFHLISNLKGPRAVDNFVVITDPGTQLAELAKSKGYRRIFLNYPDIGGRYSALSFFGMLPAVLHGIDVDQLLQRALRMRHACDACVPLAENPGIALGAVLGEAGRMGRDKVTFITDPRLESFAMWLEQLLAESTGKDGTGLIPVAGEPIGTPEDYGEDRLFVVIQLRDQPLADDENVEALRKAGNPVLSITLDDPLDLGQEFFRWEIATAVAGSILNINPFDQPNVQESKDNTARLLAQLEKEGSLPAEGPKFIADGLTVYSSEAETTLDQALSDFFAHKKTGAYFAIMAYLEERSVTDQLLQSIRRTVRDRLSIATTVGYGPRFLHSTGQLHKGGPKTGLFLQLTTDDDVDPEIPDAEYTFGMLKHAESLGDLQSLQRRELPILHIHLDGSICRSLSTIEEHLKGIL from the coding sequence ATGAAAGCAAACCCACTGATAAAAGTATCGCAAATCGGCCAGAGCATTTGGCTCGATTTCATTCGCCGCGGGATGATCGAATCTGGTGAACTGCGGCGTATGATCGAAGAAGACAGATTGAAGGGCGTCACTTCGAATCCTTCAATTTTTGATAAGGCCATTGCTGGAAGCCACGACTACGATGAAGCAATTCAAACCCTCACCTTGGAAGGTAAGGCCGTGCCCCAGATCTATGACGCTCTGACGATCGAGGACATCCGCCGGGCGGCCGACCTTTTCCGACCGATTTACGAAAAAACCGATGGGGTCGATGGTTATGTCAGCCTGGAGGTTTCTCCCCACCTGGCGAGAGACATGCAGGACACGGTGCTCGAAGCCCGTCGGCTTTGGGAAAGACTCGACCGGCCGAACGTCATGATCAAGGTTCCCGGCACGGCAGAGTGTCTCACGGCGATCCGGGAATTGATCCGGGAGGGCATCAACGTCAACGTCACCTTACTCTTCGATCTCGATCGTTACCGCCAGGTGATCAAAGCCTATCTGGCCGGCCTGGAGGATCGCCGAGATGCCGGATTGTCTCTCGGAAGAGTCGCTTCCGTGGCCAGTTTCTTCGTAAGCCGCATCGACGTGTTGGTCGACCCCATGCTTGAAAAGCAGGCGAACACAAAGGGCGAGAAAGCTGCGCTTGCCGAAGAACTTCATGGACAGATTGCGGTCGCCAGCGCAAAAGTCGCTTATCAAATATGGAAAGAGGCTTTCCACGCATCCGAATTCCGGGCGCTGCGCGAATTGGGGGCCAAGCCGCAACGCTTGCTCTGGGCCAGCACGAGCACCAAGAACCCCAATTACAGCGATGTGAAATATGTGGAAGCGCTGCTCGGCCCACACACAGTCAACACGGTGCCCCTTTCCACGTTGAACGCCTATCGTGATCACGGCGATCCGAAATCGCGCCTCGAAGAGGACGTCGACGCTGCGGACCACAAATTGGATCGGCTGGAAGAAGTCGGCATCGACCTGCATGCAGTGACAGAGCAGCTCGAAGAAGAAGGCATCGAAAAGTTCATCAAACCGTACGACCAGTTGATGAAAACGCTGGAGGAAAAACGCAAGTCTGCGTTGTCCGAACCGTTGGACCGACAGACCATCCACAGCGGATCTTCACAGGCTGATATTCAGAAGTGGATGGATCGTTTGGAAAAACAAGATTTTCCTCGACGCCTGTGGCGTAAAGACGCCGTACTATGGAGCGATGACCTTGAAGAACAGAAACAGATCAAGAATGCCCTCGGGTGGCTGCACGTCGCCGAACAAATGGAAAATCAACTCGACCAATTGCATGCCTTCTACGATGAAATTGTCGGGGAAGGCTTCCGGCACGTCTTGCACATCGGCATGGGTGGAAGCAGCCTCGCCCCCTCCGTGTTTCAACATGTCTTCAGCACCAACGGCCACGGTCTTCCGTTGACGGTTTTGGATTCGACCGTTCCGGCCACCATCCTCAAGCTGCAGCAGACGCTTCCCCTCGAGGACACGCTCGTCATTATCGCCAGTAAATCGGGCAAAACCACCGAGACCCTCTCCCTGGGAGACTACTTCTTCCATTTGATCTCCAATCTAAAAGGGCCCAGGGCGGTGGATAACTTCGTCGTCATTACCGATCCGGGCACCCAACTGGCCGAGCTCGCAAAGTCGAAGGGCTACCGCCGCATCTTCCTCAATTATCCTGACATCGGCGGTCGATACTCGGCGCTTTCTTTCTTCGGCATGCTTCCGGCCGTTCTACACGGCATTGACGTGGATCAACTCCTGCAGCGCGCCCTGCGGATGCGGCATGCCTGCGACGCATGTGTTCCCCTGGCAGAAAATCCGGGAATCGCTCTCGGTGCTGTGCTGGGTGAAGCTGGGCGCATGGGCCGGGACAAAGTGACTTTCATCACCGATCCTCGCCTTGAGAGCTTCGCCATGTGGTTGGAACAGCTGCTCGCCGAAAGCACCGGTAAAGACGGTACGGGATTGATCCCCGTGGCCGGAGAACCAATCGGTACGCCGGAAGATTACGGCGAAGACCGCTTGTTCGTCGTCATTCAACTGCGAGACCAACCGTTGGCAGACGACGAGAACGTGGAAGCCCTGCGTAAAGCCGGGAACCCGGTCCTGAGTATTACCCTGGACGACCCACTCGACCTCGGCCAGGAATTCTTCCGCTGGGAAATCGCCACGGCAGTCGCCGGATCGATCTTGAACATCAACCCCTTCGACCAACCCAATGTCCAGGAGAGCAAGGATAACACCGCCCGACTACTCGCGCAGCTCGAAAAGGAAGGCAGCCTGCCCGCAGAAGGGCCGAAATTCATAGCGGATGGATTAACCGTCTACTCGAGCGAGGCAGAGACCACGCTGGATCAAGCCTTGAGCGACTTCTTTGCCCACAAAAAGACCGGTGCTTACTTCGCAATCATGGCCTACCTGGAAGAGCGCTCTGTGACCGATCAGCTGCTGCAGTCGATCCGCCGCACCGTGCGCGATCGACTGTCCATTGCGACTACAGTCGGCTACGGACCTCGTTTTCTCCATTCGACCGGGCAGCTGCATAAAGGCGGTCCGAAAACCGGATTGTTCCTGCAATTAACCACAGACGACGATGTCGATCCCGAGATTCCCGACGCGGAATACACCTTCGGCATGTTGAAACATGCCGAGTCACTGGGCGACCTCCAATCCCTGCAGCGACGTGAACTCCCCATCCTGCACATCCATCTCGACGGCAGTATATGCAGGAGTCTGTCGACGATAGAAGAGCACTTGAAGGGAATACTATGA
- a CDS encoding HAD family phosphatase: MLSDSLPTVLFLDIGNVLLTNGWDQNLRRQTADKFGIQIDELNERHHLTYDTYEEGKLSLDAYLDRVVFYKKRRFTKEEFKEYILGQTRSFPKMIELIQELKQRYKLRIGAISNEGRELMKYRIEKFKLEQFMDFFIGSCFVHIRKPDLDIYRLALDVAQVDPHNVVYIDDRAMFVDVARSVEIRGIVHNGYASTKTALAEMGLVVEG, encoded by the coding sequence ATGCTGAGTGATTCGCTGCCCACGGTACTCTTTCTCGACATTGGAAACGTGCTGCTTACGAACGGTTGGGACCAAAATCTTCGCCGGCAGACGGCTGATAAATTTGGCATTCAAATCGATGAACTAAATGAGCGGCACCACTTAACCTACGACACCTACGAAGAGGGCAAGCTCAGTCTGGATGCCTATCTCGATCGCGTCGTCTTTTACAAGAAACGCAGGTTCACGAAGGAGGAGTTCAAAGAATACATCCTCGGCCAGACCCGGTCTTTTCCGAAGATGATTGAGTTAATACAAGAACTCAAACAGCGCTACAAGTTGAGAATCGGGGCCATCAGCAACGAAGGCCGCGAGTTGATGAAATACCGCATCGAGAAGTTCAAACTGGAACAGTTCATGGATTTCTTCATCGGCTCATGTTTCGTCCACATCCGCAAGCCGGACCTTGATATCTACCGCCTGGCGCTCGATGTGGCGCAGGTCGACCCGCACAACGTTGTCTATATCGACGATCGGGCGATGTTCGTGGATGTTGCGCGGTCAGTGGAGATTCGCGGCATCGTACACAACGGCTATGCCTCAACGAAGACCGCACTCGCCGAAATGGGACTCGTTGTCGAAGGTTAG